In the Gossypium arboreum isolate Shixiya-1 chromosome 10, ASM2569848v2, whole genome shotgun sequence genome, one interval contains:
- the LOC108488638 gene encoding transcription repressor OFP1-like encodes MGNYRFRLSDMMPNAWFYKLKDMGKGRNHGNTTVTNNPSKKKQYPISPSSSKLKQPHHFYPRKSYYFTRDLIPSDGFYVSHANTNSAGSDPPRKSSQKRSRKRNTVVSSGCRCRATLWTKPDSPPQYSASSSSDDSSSPHEFRSDCILTTQSFDNMVSSSCKLMNSEAKDDDCKCLVKKSDKLDEFDNLSQLQLPRIITKPVNMKKSNEATKYGMSSVKFEGDENKKSSGGRKFGVNSPGVRLRINSPKIGNRRIQGHGRKSMSSSSSGSSRRSLSDSLAVVKSSFDPQRDFRESMVEMIIENNIRASKDLEDLLACYLSLNSDQYHHLIIKVFKQIWFDMNDVRLK; translated from the coding sequence ATGGGCAATTACAGGTTTAGGCTATCTGATATGATGCCCAATGCCTGGTTTTACAAGCTTAAAGACATGGGCAAAGGTAGAAACCATGGCAATACTACCGTTACCAATAATCCTTCCAAGAAAAAACAATACCCCATATCTCCCTCTTCATCAAAACTGAAGCAACCCCACCATTTTTATCCTAGAAAATCTTACTACTTCACTAGAGACCTTATCCCCAGTGATGGCTTCTATGTTTCTCATGCAAACACCAATTCTGCAGGTTCTGACCCACCCAGAAAATCTTCTCAGAAACGATCCAGGAAAAGAAATACGGTTGTTTCCTCCGGCTGTCGCTGCCGTGCCACACTCTGGACTAAGCCTGATTCTCCACCGCAATATTCAGCTTCTTCCTCTTCTGACGACAGCTCTTCGCCGCATGAATTCAGGTCTGACTGCATTCTCACTACTCAATCGTTCGATAATATGGTCTCCAGTAGCTGCAAACTCATGAATTCGGAAGCTAAGGATGATGATTGCAAGTGTTTGGTTAAGAAATCCGACAAGCTAGACGAGTTCGACAACTTGTCTCAACTTCAACTCCCTCGGATCATAACCAAGCCGGTTAATATGAAGAAGAGCAACGAAGCAACCAAGTATGGTATGAGTTCAGTTAAATTCGAAGGTGATGAGAACAAGAAAAGCAGTGGTGGTAGGAAATTTGGAGTGAATTCCCCAGGCGTAAGGCTGAGAATAAATTCACCGAAAATCGGAAACCGGAGAATTCAGGGACATGGTCGGAAAAGCATGTCGTCAAGTTCAAGCGGCAGCTCAAGGAGGAGTTTGTCGGATAGTCTGGCGGTGGTGAAATCGTCGTTTGATCCTCAGAGAGACTTCAGGGAgtcgatggtggaaatgatcataGAAAACAACATCAGGGCATCCAAGGATTTGGAAGATTTGCTTGCCTGTTATCTCTCTCTCAATTCTGATcaatatcatcatctcatcatCAAGGTTTTCAAGCAAATCTGGTTTGATATGAACGATGTCCGCTTGAAATAA
- the LOC108487562 gene encoding U-box domain-containing protein 16-like encodes MAVSPRVFPPRKRWPSTGSSISPKFADLNLVKSLLSLSQEISALKPLQCLLIQKSLSTINKSKLLAIVFEELLRNPVSTSFSPSILLCFEEMYIVFQRIKTLMEDCCNGSKMWLLMRIQPLANSFHELTLELSTLLDIFPVNELDLSQDVEELFVLVRKHCSQSKPSVDPRDDSLRRDVLALLHQIKKEIVPHHLKLKQILDNLGLRDQSSCREEIECLQDEIQNQIDEKSKLDIASLIGLLRYAKCVLFGSSTTQLEPDHRRRNSLSDIAVPADFRCPISLELMRDPVVVASGQTYDRESINQWIESGHNTCPKTGQTLAHTNLIPNRALRNLLAMWCRQQRVPFETVGSNEKVSGVKATKAAFEATKMTVYFLVNKLSVSPSMEAANAVTYELRALAKTDSDSRACIAEAGAIPVLVRYLGSGVGSEHPNLQVNVVTTILNLSILEANKTRIMETDGALNGVIDVLRFGATWEAKGNAAATIFSLSGVHAYRKRLGRKTHVIKGLMDLAKDGPTNSKRDALVTILNLAGDRETVGRLVEGGVIETVIGVINVLPEEAVTILEAVVKRGGLVAIAAAYNSIKKLGVILREGSDTARESAAASLVTICRKGGLEVVAELAAVPSIERIIWEVMGTGTMRARRKAAVLLRILRRWSAGLDTNDVVDISVMSEGRLTTMLSA; translated from the coding sequence ATGGCCGTTTCTCCTCGGGTTTTCCCGCCAAGAAAGCGTTGGCCGTCTACGGGCTCCTCCATATCTCCGAAATTTGCAGACTTGAACCTGGTAAAGTCTCTTCTTTCTTTGTCTCAAGAAATCTCCGCCCTCAAACCTCTTCAATGTCTCCTGATACAAAAGTCCCTTTCCACCATAAACAAGTCGAAGCTTCTCGCTATCGTATTCGAGGAGCTTCTTCGCAACCCAGTTTCCACCTCCTTCTCTCCTTCGATCCTCCTCTGCTTCGAAGAAATGTACATAGTTTTCCAGAGAATAAAGACTTTAATGGAAGACTGTTGCAACGGAAGCAAGATGTGGTTGCTCATGCGAATCCAACCATTGGCCAACAGTTTCCACGAGCTCACCCTCGAATTGTCCACTCTCCTCGATATCTTCCCTGTCAATGAATTGGATTTGAGTCAAGACGTGGAGGAGCTTTTCGTTTTGGTAAGAAAACACTGCTCCCAATCTAAACCATCGGTAGATCCCAGAGACGATTCTCTCAGGCGAGATGTTCTAGCTTTGCTCCATCAGATTAAGAAAGAGATCGTCCCTCATCACTTAAAGCTTAAACAGATTCTGGATAATTTAGGGTTACGCGACCAATCAAGTTGTAGAGAAGAAATCGAGTGTCTCCAAGATGAAATCCAGAACCAAATCGATGAAAAGTCCAAATTAGATATTGCTTCTTTGATCGGTCTCCTTCGTTATGctaaatgtgttctatttggatCTTCAACGACGCAACTGGAACCAGACCATCGCCGGCGGAATTCATTGTCGGATATTGCTGTTCCGGCGGACTTTCGGTGCCCGATAAGCTTAGAGTTAATGCGGGACCCAGTTGTCGTTGCCTCTGGACAGACGTACGATCGGGAATCGATTAATCAGTGGATTGAATCTGGACACAACACGTGTCCAAAGACTGGTCAGACCCTGGCCCACACCAATCTAATCCCTAACCGCGCTTTGAGGAATCTTCTAGCCATGTGGTGCCGCCAACAGAGAGTCCCATTTGAAACCGTGGGAAGTAACGAGAAAGTTAGCGGCGTCAAAGCCACCAAAGCCGCCTTTGAAGCTACGAAAATGACGGTGTACTTTTTGGTCAACAAACTTTCGGTTTCTCCATCCATGGAGGCAGCTAACGCCGTCACTTATGAGCTTCGAGCCCTGGCTAAAACTGACTCCGACAGCCGAGCCTGCATCGCTGAAGCTGGCGCAATTCCGGTCCTTGTCAGATATTTAGGTTCGGGCGTAGGCTCCGAACACCCAAACCTTCAAGTCAATGTCGTTACAACGATTCTTAATCTTTCCATCCTAGAAGCAAACAAAACGAGGATAATGGAAACCGACGGAGCTTTAAACGGTGTTATTGATGTATTACGTTTTGGTGCCACATGGGAAGCCAAAGGAAATGCGGCGGCTACAATATTCAGCTTATCAGGTGTTCACGCCTACAGGAAAAGGCTGGGGAGGAAGACACATGTCATAAAAGGATTGATGGATTTGGCAAAAGACGGGCCCACCAATTCTAAAAGGGATGCACTCGTGACTATTTTGAATTTGGCGGGAGATAGGGAGACCGTTGGGAGGCTAGTGGAAGGAGGAGTTATAGAGACAGTGATCGGAGTCATTAACGTGCTACCAGAAGAGGCCGTGACGATACTCGAGGCAGTGGTGAAGAGAGGCGGACTGGTGGCGATTGCAGCGGCTTACAATTCAATAAAGAAACTGGGTGTTATTTTGAGGGAAGGATCGGATACTGCGAGAGAAAGCGCAGCAGCTAGTTTAGTCACTATATGTAGAAAAGGGGGATTGGAGGTTGTGGCGGAGCTGGCAGCGGTTCCATCGATCGAAAGGATTATATGGGAAGTGATGGGGACGGGAACAATGAGAGCTCGACGGAAGGCCGCGGTGCTGTTGAGGATTCTTCGGAGATGGAGTGCTGGGTTGGATACGAATGATGTTGTGGATATTTCAGTCATGAGCGAGGGTAGATTAACAACAATGTTGTCAGCATAA